One genomic segment of Fusobacterium nucleatum includes these proteins:
- a CDS encoding TonB-dependent receptor domain-containing protein codes for MKKRLIILAILSISASAFAMKEEAPVQKLNETTITTPERFGTKIRNVAKNIQIVTKKDMEEKGAKNLFEALRGVPGVVLRRDGGGHIDLRGSGENDKRNMIFLIDGIPYSGLSIFDINSISMEEIERIEIIESGSAVLYGDGTIGGVVNLVTKPITTEKYSNSIGMEYGSWETAKLNVNVGAKLTDNLAVSASYSGEQTEEYRDRSVDFKDKKDRRESIWLKSKYNLKDGEIELKYNHLKNNDYVTGLLSEKEFKESPKKAGTTNALLKAKSDLLNLSFNKKLNNKFEVFLQGGYYTDETKYYEIGPGYKDYDKEGNVSYFIRPQIKYYYMKDSYIILGGDTKKETATNKLSPNSPKTIRKKESIYLLNSNKIGKIEITEGYRMEKVDLQGRKKSKNFKEDAIEIGLNYLYSDTGNLYFNYTKGFRVPTLGEMNSWVGDMKSHKNHTFELGLRDVYENTSINTSIFTLYSKDEIFYDSIVANPTPKNPNRKGANRNFESEVRRIGGQVALEHSIGKLSLREKISYIVPKIMGGYYKGKDFPGVPKLTATLGLTYNFENGLKLNIDGYYQGKTYAGTDFLNKYGKHNSYTVVDANISYNFENGLELYGGVKNLFDKTYATAFFPRATGELRYDPDNGRSFYTGFKYTF; via the coding sequence ATGAAAAAGAGGTTAATAATCTTAGCAATTTTAAGTATTTCAGCTTCAGCATTTGCCATGAAGGAGGAAGCACCTGTACAAAAATTAAATGAAACAACTATAACAACTCCTGAAAGATTTGGTACAAAGATTAGAAATGTAGCAAAAAATATTCAAATAGTTACAAAAAAGGATATGGAGGAAAAAGGAGCAAAAAATCTTTTTGAAGCATTGAGAGGGGTTCCAGGAGTAGTTCTTCGTAGAGATGGGGGAGGTCATATAGATCTTCGTGGTTCTGGAGAAAATGATAAAAGAAATATGATATTTTTAATTGATGGTATACCATATAGTGGACTAAGTATATTTGATATTAATTCAATTTCAATGGAGGAAATTGAAAGAATTGAGATTATCGAAAGTGGTAGTGCTGTTTTATATGGAGATGGAACAATAGGAGGAGTAGTAAATTTAGTTACTAAGCCTATAACTACTGAAAAATATAGTAATAGTATTGGAATGGAATATGGTTCTTGGGAAACAGCTAAGTTAAATGTTAATGTTGGGGCGAAATTAACAGATAATTTAGCTGTAAGTGCTTCTTATTCTGGAGAACAAACTGAAGAATATAGAGATAGAAGTGTAGATTTCAAAGATAAAAAGGATAGACGAGAGTCTATTTGGTTAAAAAGTAAGTATAATTTGAAGGATGGTGAAATTGAACTAAAATATAATCATTTAAAAAATAATGACTATGTCACAGGACTTTTATCAGAAAAAGAATTTAAAGAAAGTCCTAAAAAAGCAGGTACAACAAATGCTCTTTTAAAAGCTAAGTCAGATTTATTGAATCTTTCTTTTAATAAAAAATTAAATAATAAATTTGAAGTTTTTTTACAAGGTGGGTATTATACTGATGAAACAAAATATTATGAAATAGGTCCAGGATATAAGGATTATGATAAAGAAGGAAATGTAAGTTATTTTATAAGACCACAAATAAAATATTATTATATGAAAGACAGTTATATTATCTTAGGAGGAGATACTAAAAAAGAAACAGCTACTAATAAATTATCTCCAAATTCTCCTAAAACTATAAGGAAAAAAGAGTCTATTTACTTATTAAATAGTAATAAAATTGGAAAAATTGAAATTACAGAAGGATATAGAATGGAGAAAGTTGATTTACAAGGAAGGAAAAAATCTAAAAACTTCAAAGAAGATGCAATTGAAATAGGGCTAAATTATCTTTACTCAGATACAGGAAATCTTTATTTTAATTATACAAAGGGATTTAGAGTACCTACATTAGGCGAAATGAATAGCTGGGTAGGTGATATGAAATCACATAAAAATCATACATTTGAATTAGGTTTAAGAGATGTATATGAAAATACTTCAATAAATACTTCTATTTTTACTTTATATTCTAAGGATGAAATTTTTTATGATAGTATAGTAGCAAATCCTACCCCAAAAAATCCTAATAGAAAAGGAGCAAATAGGAATTTTGAAAGTGAAGTTAGAAGAATAGGTGGACAGGTAGCTTTAGAACATAGTATTGGGAAATTGTCATTAAGAGAAAAAATTTCATATATAGTTCCTAAAATAATGGGTGGGTATTATAAAGGAAAGGATTTTCCAGGAGTTCCCAAATTAACAGCAACACTAGGTTTAACATACAATTTTGAAAATGGGCTTAAATTAAATATTGATGGTTATTATCAAGGGAAAACTTATGCAGGAACAGATTTTTTAAATAAATATGGGAAACACAACAGTTATACAGTAGTAGATGCAAATATTTCTTATAATTTTGAAAATGGCTTAGAACTTTATGGAGGAGTTAAAAATTTATTTGATAAAACATATGCTACTGCCTTTTTTCCAAGAGCAACTGGAGAATTGAGATATGATCCAGATAATGGAAGAAGTTTTTATACAGGATTTAAATATACTTTTTAA